The Halichoerus grypus chromosome 9, mHalGry1.hap1.1, whole genome shotgun sequence genome has a window encoding:
- the H3C3 gene encoding histone H3.1, translated as MARTKQTARKSTGGKAPRKQLATKAARKSAPATGGVKKPHRYRPGTVALREIRRYQKSTELLIRKLPFQRLVREIAQDFKTDLRFQSSAVMALQEACEAYLVGLFEDTNLCAIHAKRVTIMPKDIQLARRIRGERA; from the coding sequence ATGGCCCGCACGAAGCAGACGGCCCGCAAGTCGACCGGCGGCAAGGCCCCGCGCAAGCAGCTGGCCACCAAGGCGGCCCGCAAGAGCGCGCCGGCCACCGGCGGCGTCAAGAAGCCGCACCGCTACCGGCCCGGCACGGTGGCCCTGCGCGAGATCCGGCGCTACCAGAAGTCCACCGAGCTGCTGATCCGCAAGCTGCCGTTCCAGCGGCTGGTGCGCGAGATCGCGCAGGACTTCAAGACCGACCTGCGCTTCCAGAGCTCGGCCGTCATGGCCCTGCAGGAGGCGTGCGAGGCCTACCTGGTGGGGCTCTTCGAGGACACCAACCTGTGCGCCATCCACGCCAAGCGCGTCACCATCATGCCCAAGGACATCCAGCTGGCGCGCCGCATCCGCGGGGAGAGGGCCTGA
- the LOC118548395 gene encoding histone H1.4, protein MSETAPAAPAAAPPVEKAPVKKKAAKKPAGARRKASGPPVSELITKAVAASKERSGVSLAALKKALAAAGYDVEKNNSRIKLGLKSLVSKGTLVQTKGTGASGSFKLNKKAASGEAKPKAKKAGAAKPKRASGAAKKPKKAAGASTPKKSAKKTPKKAKKPAAAAVAKKVAKSPKKAKAAKPKKAAKSAAKAVKPKTAKPKVAKPKKAAPKKK, encoded by the coding sequence ATGTCGGAGACCGCTcccgccgcgcccgccgccgcccccccggTGGAGAAGGCCCCGGTGAAGAAGAAGGCAGCCAAAAAGCCTGCCGGGGCGCGCCGCAAGGCGTCCGGACCCCCGGTGTCCGAGCTCATCACCAAGGCCGTGGCCGCCTCCAAGGAGCGCAGCGGCGTGTCCCTGGCCGCGCTCAAGAAGGCGCTCGCGGCCGCCGGCTACGACGTGGAGAAGAACAACAGCCGCATCAAGCTGGGCCTCAAGAGCCTGGTGAGCAAGGGCACCCTGGTGCAGACCAAGGGCACCGGCGCCTCGGGCTCCTTCAAGCTCAACAAGAAGGCGGCCTCCGGGGAAGCCAAGCCCAAAGCCAAGAAGGCGGGCGCGGCCAAGCCCAAGAGGGCCTCCGGGGCGGCCAAGAAACCCAAGAAGGCCGCGGGGGCGAGCACCCCCAAGAAGAGCGCCAAGAAGACCCCCAAGAAGGCCAAGAAGCCCGCGGCGGCGGCTGTCGCCAAGAAGGTGGCCAAGAGTCCGAAGAAGGCGAAGGCTGCCAAGCCCAAGAAGGCCGCCAAGAGCGCAGCTAAGGCTGTGAAGCCCAAGACTGCCAAGCCCAAGGTTGCCAAGCCCAAGAAGGCTGCACCCAAAAAGAAGTAG
- the LOC118548428 gene encoding histone H2B type 1-B, which translates to MPEPSKSAPAPKKGSKKAITKAQKKDGKKRKRSRKESYSIYVYKVLKQVHPDTGISSKAMGIMNSFVNDIFERIAGEASRLAHYNKRSTITSREIQTAVRLLLPGELAKHAVSEGTKAVTKYTSSNHNPGKGKTARRQQ; encoded by the coding sequence ATGCCTGAGCCTTCCAAATCTGCTCCGGCCCCGAAGAAGGGCTCCAAGAAGGCCATCACTAAAGCGCAGAAAAAGGATGGCAAGAAGCGCAAGCGCAGCCGCAAGGAGAGCTACTCCATCTACGTGTACAAGGTCCTGAAGCAGGTGCACCCCGACACGGGCATCTCGTCCAAGGCCATGGGCATCATGAACTCGTTCGTCAAcgacatcttcgagcgcatcgcGGGCGAGGCGTCCCGCCTGGCGCATTACAACAAGCGCTCGACCATCACGTCGCGGGAGATCCAGACGgccgtgcgcctgctgctgcccggggagcTGGCCAAGCACGCCGTGTCCGAGGGCACCAAGGCCGTCACCAAGTACACCAGCTCCAA
- the LOC118548398 gene encoding histone H2A type 1-E-like has translation MSGRGKQGGKTRAKAKTRSSRAGLQFPVGRVHRLLRKGNYAERVGAGAPVYLAAVLEYLTAEILELAGNAARDNKKTRIIPRHLQLAIRNDEELNKLLGRVTIAQGGVLPNIQAVLLPKKTESHHKAKGK, from the coding sequence ATGTCTGGACGTGGGAAGCAAGGGGGCAAGACCCGGGCCAAGGCCAAGACGCGCTCGTCGCGGGCCGGCCTGCAGTTCCCGGTGGGCCGCGTGCACCGCCTGCTCCGCAAGGGCAACTACGCCGAGCGGGTGGGCGCCGGCGCGCCCGTGTACCTGGCGGCCGTGCTGGAGTACCTGACGGCCGAGATCCTGGAGCTGGCGGGCAACGCGGCGCGCGACAACAAGAAGACGCGCATCATCCCGCGCCACCTGCAGCTGGCCATCCGCAACGACGAGGAGCTCAACAAGCTGCTGGGCCGCGTCACCATCGCGCAGGGCGGCGTCCTGCCCAACATCCAGGCCGTGCTGCTGCCCAAGAAGACCGAGAGCCACCACAAGGCCAAGGGAAAGTAA